TCCTCCCGATCGCCGCCCGAACCGCCGTATCCGGATCTCCTCCGACCACGAACCGGATGCCTTTTTCGAAACACAGGTTGAACACCTCGGCCTGGTAGCTGGCGCTGTCCGCCCGAAACCGGGTGACCCGGACCCCGTCCGGAAGCCGCCGGAGGCAGTCTTTCAGAAACGGCCCATGGCCGGTCCCCGGGGAGACGTTCCCTTCCCGGAACTCCTCATGGATCACCATCCCGGAGAGTTCCCGCACATGTCCCACCAGGGGCATGGATCCTTTCTCTCCCTTCTAGGTCCAGTGGGCCTTTTCCTTCTCCGCCACGATCTGGCTCGCGTCGATATCGAGGGTGACCTCCCGGACAGGGGCTTCTCCCGTCTTTCTCCGTCGTCTCCGCAGCCTCTTTCCCAAAACGGTGACGACCCGGTCGATCACCCTCTCCAGCGCCGAGAGCCCCGGACCTTTTCCGCCCATCCGTCTGAGCCATCGTCCGAAGGCGTCCGTCGAGGGAACCGCATCGATTCCCAGAAGGGACAGGAGCCCCGCATCCCGCCCGATCATCCGAAGATCCGAAAGGCTCCGTCCTCCTCCATTCAGCATCAAAAGAAGCGGAAGAACATAGGCCGAGGCCGGATATCCCGCCCCGCTCCCCGGGGCTCCAAAGGCCCGGTCAATCTCCCGCTTGAGATCCAGGGAGTGAAGAAATTCCCCGAACAGGACCAGACCCGCCTGGGATGTCATTGTGTCGTTGGTCGCTTCGAGTGAAGGGAAGAACGTGTTGTCGTACCATGAAGTCGCCCCTTTCGTTCACCCTTCGGGTGGGTAAATGGTTTGTCTTGACAACATCCATTTTACCAGAAACGACAAGGGGTTTCTTGTTTTTCTTCCCCAACCTCCTTCAGTCAATCGCGGTTTTTAGGGAGAGATCAATCGATTAAGCACACAATTTTACTTGAGAATGTGGCTGACCAAAAGGTCCGTCAAATCCATCCATTCAGAAAATCTGGGACGGGTCGAAGACGGCGCGTTTATCAGAAATATTTTGACAAAAGAATATAGGTCCGGTTCCGATGATCAATCCCTGACAAGCCGAGTTACTGGGAAAGCATTGAAGTACACTGAGAACATCTGGAGGCTCCTAAAGGGATGACCGAAAGACAAAACGGACAAGTTTTTGTGGAACTTGGCGAAGGTTCGATTGTTGGAACCATGGCAGTCAACCGGTTCACCCAGCGGATCAGAATAAAAACAGAAAATCCAACAATAAGAAAAGCGATGACTGTATTAATAAAAAGACCGTAATTCAGGGTGACAGCTCCCGCTTTTTGTGCCTGCACCAGAGAAACATAGGGACCTGGTTGGGAGCCGTCTCGCAAAACAACAAAAAGATTGGAAAAATCCGCTTTTCCAAGCAAAAGACCGATCGGGGGCATAATCACATCGGAGACGAGAGAATTGACAATTTTCCCGAAAGCGGCACCGATGATGATCCCGACCGCCATGTCCAGGACATTGCCCCGCATCATGAACTTTGTAAATTCCTTCAGCATTTCAACACTCCTATAAAAGTTTACTTTCTTCCTGACAAAATCAGGAAGCTTTCGCTTTTTAGGTCAGAGCAAGAAACCATCACTCTTTTTCCGATAATTGCCATCGACCCTCTATGGACCCTCTGTACGGATACCTCTCAAAGAGACAGAAGATGGGGCAGACAAGCTTCCGGACAATTGGATTTTCTTTATAAACGAAATATTCTTTGATTTTCCTCCCAGAATTTTCGCCCACCCGTCGATTTGCGATTTATAATCCACTAAAATTGCGAGCTGTTAAATCTATCATATTGAAGAAGAGACAGTCGTTGACCTGACAAAAACCTCCACGAGGTATTTTTAGGAGAACAAGATTCAGCCAGACGATAAAAACGGTCAGGAAAGAGTGTCCGAAAAAATTCCTTTCTCAAAGAATCCAAAGGCGATTCACTTTCAAAGAAGAGACGGGACGGACCTTCAAATCCTGATTTCCCAGGATGCCGCTCCAAATCGTTATCGGCTTCATTGGAAAGGGGATATGCTTCTCCTCCATGTTCCACGTGGAACAGCTTCCAAAACGATCGATCAAATCCTTCACAGGCATCGAAGGTGGATTCAAAATCAACTCAACAGAACTGTTTTAAGAGTGCAATCTCCTGAAAGAAAGACGGAGACGGAAAATCCTTTTTTATCCCCGGATCCGGTTTTTATGGATGGGATTCCTTTTTTTCTTGCCTGGGAAAAAAATGAACAGACGGAGATTGTTTGGAACCATCAAAACAGACTTCTCCTTTTAAAATCGACGGAGGAAAAGAAAAGAGATTATCAAGAAATCGTAACACAATGGGCAATGCACATTTTTTTCGCCAGGATAAAAGACATTCTCAATTCGTATAAAAAAACCCTGGAAATCCAACCTCAAAAGGTCTTTGTCCGACCGACCCGATCCCAATGGGGGAGTATGTCTCGGAAAGGAAATATGTCACTTTCCTGGAGTCTTTTCGCATTTGAAGAAAAAATACTCCGCTATATCATTCTCCATGAACTGGCGCATATTCCTTTTCCGAATCACTCTCAAAAATTTTGGGATTTTATTCAAAAAAAGATGCCGGACTATCGGCAGATTAAAAAAGATCTTCTCAACCGTTATCCATCCCCCCGGTGGCTGGACCCATTTCAAGGGAACAGACGCTCTCTTGAACTTCTGAACTGGAAGGAAGACTTCAAGAATATTGAATAGTCGGGCATCCCCGCATTACCATGGAGACACGGCAAGTCGGACCAAAAGCGGATCCGGATGGCACTCTTCCCATATTTTCAGGTTCTCATAAAAATTAGGTTTTCTGTTGGAAAAAAAGTCGGATAAAAAAAATTTGAGAACCGGATTTACTACGGGAGCCTGTGCCCAGGCAGGAGTCAAGGCCTGTCTTCTGTCCATTCTCGAAAATCGCCCATTAGAATCAGTCGAAATTGTTCTTCCTATTGGAAGGAAAGCAAAATTTTTATTGCATAAGGCCATT
The sequence above is a segment of the Leptospirillum ferriphilum genome. Coding sequences within it:
- the mscL gene encoding large conductance mechanosensitive channel protein MscL; this translates as MLKEFTKFMMRGNVLDMAVGIIIGAAFGKIVNSLVSDVIMPPIGLLLGKADFSNLFVVLRDGSQPGPYVSLVQAQKAGAVTLNYGLFINTVIAFLIVGFSVFILIRWVNRLTAMVPTIEPSPSSTKTCPFCLSVIPLGASRCSQCTSMLSQ
- a CDS encoding M48 family metallopeptidase, with the translated sequence MSEKIPFSKNPKAIHFQRRDGTDLQILISQDAAPNRYRLHWKGDMLLLHVPRGTASKTIDQILHRHRRWIQNQLNRTVLRVQSPERKTETENPFLSPDPVFMDGIPFFLAWEKNEQTEIVWNHQNRLLLLKSTEEKKRDYQEIVTQWAMHIFFARIKDILNSYKKTLEIQPQKVFVRPTRSQWGSMSRKGNMSLSWSLFAFEEKILRYIILHELAHIPFPNHSQKFWDFIQKKMPDYRQIKKDLLNRYPSPRWLDPFQGNRRSLELLNWKEDFKNIE